A stretch of the Photobacterium toruni genome encodes the following:
- the arsJ gene encoding organoarsenical effux MFS transporter ArsJ — protein MLAKLSQLPNDVRQYALVTFNYWNFTLTDGALRMLVVLHFHQLGYSPLEIASLFLFYEFFGVVTNLIGGWLGAQLGLNRTMNIGLFMQVIALLMLAVPSANLTVIWVMFAQALSGIAKDLNKMSAKSAIKTLVPNNQQGALYKWIALLTGSKNALKGVGFFLGGALLALIGFQGAVIAMACVLATVFICSLLWLDKDLGKAKNKIKFSQIFSKSRSINILSAARMFLFGARDIWFVIALPLYLGQVFGWDHLRVGSFLAIWVIGYGIVQSLAPRLTGKVTGIVPDGRIAFMWAMILAVVTGIIAVTLQFNWYPQLTIVVGLMIFGAVFAVNSSLHSYLIVSYAKDDGVSLDVGFYYMANAMGRLIGTLLSGIVYQLYGLPMCLWIAFIFIMLTTLLSLWLPRNNKNLMLI, from the coding sequence ATGTTAGCAAAGCTGAGCCAATTACCTAATGATGTACGCCAATATGCATTGGTGACATTTAATTATTGGAATTTTACTTTAACTGACGGCGCATTGCGGATGTTGGTGGTATTACATTTTCATCAGTTAGGTTATAGCCCATTAGAGATCGCTTCATTATTTTTGTTTTATGAATTTTTTGGTGTGGTAACTAATCTCATTGGTGGTTGGCTTGGTGCGCAATTAGGTCTAAATCGTACCATGAATATTGGACTTTTTATGCAAGTTATTGCGTTGCTAATGTTGGCAGTCCCATCAGCAAACTTAACTGTTATATGGGTAATGTTTGCACAAGCATTATCAGGTATTGCGAAAGATCTTAATAAAATGAGTGCCAAAAGTGCGATAAAAACATTAGTTCCTAATAATCAACAAGGTGCGTTGTATAAATGGATTGCATTATTGACGGGTTCAAAAAATGCCCTTAAAGGTGTTGGCTTTTTCTTAGGTGGTGCATTGTTGGCATTGATTGGTTTTCAAGGTGCTGTTATCGCTATGGCGTGTGTATTAGCAACTGTGTTTATATGTAGTTTGTTATGGCTGGATAAAGATTTAGGTAAAGCTAAAAATAAAATTAAATTTAGTCAAATTTTTTCAAAAAGTCGTAGTATCAATATATTGTCAGCTGCCAGAATGTTTTTATTTGGTGCTCGGGATATCTGGTTTGTTATTGCATTACCGTTATATTTAGGACAAGTTTTTGGTTGGGATCATCTACGCGTTGGGAGTTTTCTTGCTATTTGGGTGATAGGGTATGGGATCGTACAAAGTCTGGCACCTCGACTTACGGGTAAAGTTACTGGAATCGTTCCTGATGGGCGTATAGCATTCATGTGGGCAATGATACTTGCTGTTGTTACCGGAATAATTGCAGTTACATTACAATTTAATTGGTATCCACAATTAACTATTGTTGTTGGACTCATGATTTTTGGAGCAGTTTTTGCTGTTAACTCTTCATTACATTCTTATTTAATTGTCAGTTATGCTAAAGATGATGGTGTCAGTTTAGACGTTGGTTTTTATTATATGGCTAATGCGATGGGACGTTTAATCGGTACATTACTTTC